The Neisseria sicca genome includes a window with the following:
- a CDS encoding immunity 22 family protein: protein MIDITTKDMISVWMGTSFKTPDEFNEYTDGMEDSDSHCPAFADFGVSFIDSDYFVAFQTDNGEIVPVEVLAEEVGAHSNKVIKDIVKVAKEKGINEGNSLYYYSNATFYEENPGKLYNDLKFIGTFKDPRKKYR, encoded by the coding sequence ATGATTGATATAACAACTAAAGATATGATTTCTGTGTGGATGGGGACATCTTTTAAAACACCTGATGAGTTTAATGAATATACAGATGGAATGGAGGACTCAGATTCTCATTGTCCAGCTTTTGCAGATTTTGGAGTTTCATTTATTGATTCTGATTATTTTGTGGCATTCCAGACAGATAATGGAGAAATTGTGCCAGTTGAAGTGTTAGCAGAAGAAGTTGGGGCACACTCCAATAAAGTTATAAAAGATATTGTGAAAGTAGCAAAAGAGAAAGGAATAAATGAAGGTAATTCTTTATATTACTATTCTAATGCAACATTTTATGAAGAAAATCCAGGTAAACTTTACAATGATTTGAAGTTTATAGGAACTTTCAAAGACCCGAGAAAAAAATATCGTTAG
- a CDS encoding Imm43 family immunity protein — MKKLLVWGYALQSMDKAEKMGLPRVSSGVLGISEKFNPKKTHPDFDFPWSWFVKGQEIPPMPEKVYVCLKKARGVTFDFLPYNDFFIMSARFLEFIKKYGFDHDFGMSKVIIVNTKGELLTNKIYYLVRIVSWEIENEIVYPDLGRDEKGFSLEAYTNSDKDILLSSNHNYSGAFMVSENLKEKILENFSLPFLYSLEEWKELNNLDSYWD; from the coding sequence ATGAAAAAATTACTAGTATGGGGATATGCCCTACAAAGCATGGATAAAGCAGAAAAAATGGGGTTACCACGTGTAAGTAGTGGTGTTCTAGGTATATCAGAGAAGTTTAACCCTAAAAAAACGCATCCTGATTTTGACTTTCCATGGAGTTGGTTCGTAAAGGGACAAGAAATTCCTCCAATGCCTGAAAAAGTTTATGTCTGCTTAAAGAAAGCAAGAGGTGTTACTTTTGATTTTCTTCCATATAATGATTTCTTTATCATGTCAGCGCGTTTTTTGGAATTTATTAAAAAATACGGGTTTGATCATGATTTTGGTATGAGCAAGGTAATTATTGTCAATACAAAAGGCGAGCTATTGACGAATAAAATCTATTATTTGGTAAGAATAGTTAGCTGGGAAATTGAGAATGAAATTGTTTACCCGGATTTAGGAAGAGATGAAAAAGGTTTTTCGCTGGAGGCATATACTAATTCGGATAAGGATATTTTATTGTCTTCCAATCATAATTATTCAGGAGCATTTATGGTGTCAGAAAATTTAAAAGAAAAAATATTGGAAAACTTTTCTTTGCCTTTTCTTTATTCTTTGGAAGAGTGGAAGGAATTGAATAATTTAGACAGTTATTGGGATTAA
- a CDS encoding RHS repeat-associated core domain-containing protein gives MSSGNRLKEYNGIEYTYDALGNLIYRQLPNGENQYYQYDLENQLVRAEIKKPAGNTEIWTYAYDPFGRRLSKERQDKLAWTSTDPKRTHFVWDGTRLLQEYTYKGSYTYIYTDQDSYEPLAQVFDNAKDGKQYLAYFHNDQIGIPREMTDIHGNLLWYGEYTAWGRLKKDGRVYKDAHQPFRLQNQYFDEETGLHYNLMRYYEPEAGRFVNQDPIKLIGGENLYQFAPNTQEWVDPLGESGYRLRKSMESQGMFRPDSSWQTHHLIPQAVWKENKAFFNSIGMKGKGLGRDSWTNGLYMPSTEADARGALREFFHQGSHKNYNDSVSRELQKIRGEFQQGKITAAQARKRVQNLQKRLKKRLSKSLSVGGCGSTNSPKRLD, from the coding sequence ATTAGCAGCGGCAACCGCCTCAAAGAATACAACGGCATCGAATACACCTACGACGCATTGGGCAACCTGATTTACCGCCAGCTGCCCAACGGCGAAAACCAATATTACCAATACGATTTAGAAAACCAACTCGTCCGCGCCGAAATCAAAAAGCCCGCCGGCAATACCGAAATTTGGACCTACGCCTACGACCCGTTCGGCAGAAGGCTTTCCAAAGAACGCCAAGACAAACTCGCCTGGACGAGCACCGACCCGAAACGCACCCACTTCGTCTGGGACGGAACGCGATTGCTTCAGGAGTACACCTACAAAGGCAGCTACACCTATATCTACACCGACCAAGACAGCTACGAACCGCTGGCGCAAGTCTTTGACAACGCCAAAGACGGCAAACAATACCTCGCCTATTTCCACAACGACCAAATCGGCATACCACGAGAGATGACCGACATCCACGGCAATCTGTTATGGTACGGAGAATACACCGCCTGGGGTCGTCTGAAAAAGGATGGGCGGGTTTACAAGGATGCGCATCAGCCGTTCAGATTGCAGAACCAATACTTCGATGAAGAGACCGGGCTGCACTACAACCTGATGCGGTATTACGAGCCTGAGGCCGGGCGGTTTGTGAATCAGGACCCGATTAAATTAATTGGTGGGGAGAACCTATATCAATTTGCGCCCAATACTCAAGAATGGGTTGATCCTTTGGGAGAGAGTGGCTATCGCTTGCGTAAAAGCATGGAATCTCAGGGAATGTTCCGCCCAGATTCTTCTTGGCAGACGCACCATTTAATTCCACAGGCAGTTTGGAAAGAAAACAAAGCATTTTTTAACAGTATCGGCATGAAAGGCAAAGGATTAGGCAGAGATAGTTGGACTAATGGTCTGTATATGCCTTCAACCGAAGCGGATGCTCGAGGCGCACTTAGAGAATTTTTCCATCAAGGGTCTCATAAGAACTACAATGATAGTGTAAGTCGCGAGTTGCAAAAAATAAGAGGCGAATTCCAACAAGGAAAGATTACAGCAGCACAAGCACGAAAACGTGTACAGAATTTACAAAAAAGGTTGAAAAAACGCTTAAGTAAGTCTTTATCCGTTGGAGGATGCGGATCTACCAACTCGCCTAAACGATTAGATTAG
- a CDS encoding RHS repeat-associated core domain-containing protein, translated as MTAVYGRDGKKLRGFTYRNHIMVEHSQPDGLVSRYEYDRYDTDGKVLKSSNNLGEEWTFDYRKDHTVVTDALRRTEVYGFDENRELVYRIDADGQRSDSERDSYGRITVERDPLGRETRYLYDTEGNVIAITAPDGSSTQIDYHETLNLPVAVNDPAGRITAYTYDGRGNLISITDPAGYTTSYGYNAQWLPETITDALGKTRRLHYDTLDQLVSFTDCTGETTRFGYTEYGDLETVTDALGHTTRHHYDAAGNPVRTDYPDGSHETFEYDRLNRLTAHIDGLGAKTAYELAVDGLPLKRTNALGHTFAYAYDKARRLTVLTNENGETYRLNYDQTDNLIQETGWDGKITAYGYDAAGQLVQQTEYGQSNNEGRLKERPETWHIHHFKRNILGQLIEKQSRKVSSRNGQSKDEGISRTRFDYDPITGNLTKARNQHSSVELAYDELDRLIGETTVHNGQSATVGYQYDPLGNRIRTILPDGRHIDYLYYGSGHLHQISLDGEVVSDIERDKLHREIQRTQGSISSLYDYDPMGRLKSQRTVWSGKQNPLAGGAVNRRYVYDKAGNLIQSADQRSGVLNYIYDKIGRIQEARNSQTGRSETFAFDPAHNILDIPTSAPSPVGEGKTTAPISDDPKTQGRLKSPANPNLISGNRLKEYNGIEYTYDALGNLIYRQLPNGENQYYQYDLENQLVRAEIKKPAGNTEIWTYAYDPFGRRLSKERQDKLAWTSTEPKRTHFVWDGSRLLQEYTYKGSYTYIYTDQDSYEPLAQVFDNAKDGKQYLAYFHNDQVGIPREMTDIHGNLLWYGEYTAWGRLKKDERVYRNAHQPFRLQNQYYDEETGLHYNFFRYYEPNTGRFINQDPIGLAGGENLYWFAPNGQDWLDPLGLDRKPNHRLRSQRPNAMRDHHTVPQEMLKDEDFVAQLEQCGLKSKKARRQFIDQQIVRIDAKKHDDIHRRGWNQQWKTWFSNNPNFKLSDIMDQIQVMMKQHNIPRATRNYVRKYKRNGPTAFIIGKK; from the coding sequence TTGACCGCCGTTTACGGACGCGACGGCAAAAAACTGCGCGGTTTCACCTACCGCAACCACATCATGGTCGAACACAGCCAGCCCGACGGACTGGTGTCCCGCTACGAATACGACCGTTACGACACCGACGGCAAAGTGCTTAAAAGCAGCAACAACCTCGGCGAAGAATGGACGTTTGACTACCGCAAAGACCATACCGTCGTTACCGACGCATTGAGACGGACGGAAGTGTACGGTTTCGACGAAAACCGCGAACTCGTCTACCGCATCGACGCCGACGGACAACGCAGCGACAGCGAACGCGACAGCTACGGCCGCATTACCGTAGAACGCGATCCCCTCGGACGCGAAACCCGCTATCTTTACGATACCGAAGGCAACGTCATCGCCATCACCGCGCCGGACGGCAGCAGCACCCAAATCGACTACCACGAAACCCTCAACCTGCCGGTTGCCGTCAACGATCCCGCAGGCAGGATTACCGCCTATACCTACGACGGACGCGGCAATCTCATCAGCATCACCGACCCCGCCGGTTACACTACCAGCTACGGCTACAACGCCCAATGGCTGCCCGAAACCATTACCGACGCCTTAGGCAAAACCCGACGCCTACACTACGACACCCTCGACCAACTCGTCAGCTTTACCGACTGTACCGGCGAAACCACCCGCTTCGGTTACACCGAATACGGCGATCTTGAAACCGTTACCGATGCGCTGGGCCATACCACCCGCCACCACTATGACGCAGCGGGCAACCCCGTCCGTACCGACTATCCCGACGGCAGTCACGAAACCTTCGAATACGACCGCCTCAACCGTCTGACCGCCCACATCGACGGACTCGGTGCCAAAACCGCCTACGAACTCGCAGTGGACGGATTGCCGCTCAAACGCACCAACGCACTGGGCCATACCTTCGCCTACGCCTACGACAAAGCCCGCCGTCTGACCGTCCTCACCAACGAAAACGGCGAAACCTACCGTCTCAATTACGACCAAACCGACAACCTGATCCAAGAAACCGGCTGGGACGGCAAAATCACCGCCTACGGCTACGATGCCGCCGGACAACTGGTGCAGCAGACCGAATACGGCCAAAGCAATAATGAAGGTCGTCTGAAAGAGCGTCCCGAAACTTGGCACATCCACCATTTCAAACGCAACATCCTCGGCCAACTGATCGAAAAACAAAGCCGCAAAGTCTCCAGCCGCAACGGACAAAGCAAAGACGAAGGCATCAGCCGCACCCGTTTCGACTACGACCCGATTACCGGCAACCTGACCAAAGCCCGCAACCAACACAGCAGCGTCGAACTCGCCTACGACGAACTCGACCGCCTCATCGGCGAAACCACCGTCCATAACGGCCAAAGCGCCACCGTAGGCTATCAATACGACCCGTTAGGCAACCGCATCCGCACCATCCTGCCCGACGGCCGCCATATCGATTACCTGTACTACGGCAGCGGACACCTGCACCAAATCAGCCTCGACGGCGAAGTCGTCAGCGACATCGAACGCGACAAACTGCACCGAGAAATCCAAAGGACGCAGGGCAGCATCAGCAGCCTGTACGACTACGACCCCATGGGTCGTCTGAAAAGCCAGCGTACCGTCTGGAGCGGCAAACAAAACCCGCTGGCCGGCGGCGCAGTCAACCGCCGCTATGTCTACGACAAAGCCGGCAACCTGATCCAAAGTGCCGACCAAAGAAGCGGCGTCCTCAATTACATCTACGACAAAATCGGACGCATTCAGGAAGCCCGCAACAGCCAAACCGGCCGCAGCGAAACCTTCGCCTTCGACCCCGCCCACAACATCCTCGACATCCCGACATCTGCTCCCTCTCCCGTGGGAGAGGGCAAAACGACCGCTCCGATTTCAGACGACCCCAAAACTCAAGGTCGTCTGAAATCACCTGCCAACCCCAACCTTATCAGCGGCAACCGCCTCAAAGAATACAACGGCATCGAATACACCTACGACGCATTGGGCAACCTGATTTACCGCCAGCTGCCCAATGGCGAAAACCAATATTACCAATACGATTTAGAAAACCAGCTCGTCCGCGCCGAAATCAAAAAGCCCGCAGGCAATACCGAAATCTGGACCTACGCCTACGACCCGTTCGGACGACGCCTTTCCAAAGAACGCCAAGACAAACTCGCCTGGACGAGCACCGAACCGAAACGCACCCACTTCGTCTGGGACGGCAGCCGCCTATTGCAGGAGTACACCTACAAAGGCAGCTATACCTATATCTATACCGACCAAGACAGCTACGAACCGCTGGCGCAAGTCTTTGACAACGCCAAAGACGGCAAGCAATACCTCGCCTATTTCCACAACGACCAAGTCGGTATACCGAGGGAGATGACCGACATCCATGGTAATCTCTTATGGTACGGCGAATACACCGCCTGGGGTCGTCTGAAAAAGGATGAACGCGTCTATCGGAATGCGCATCAGCCGTTTAGATTGCAGAACCAGTATTATGATGAAGAAACCGGGCTGCACTATAATTTCTTCCGTTACTATGAGCCAAACACTGGTAGATTCATCAATCAGGACCCGATTGGATTAGCTGGCGGAGAAAATCTTTATTGGTTCGCTCCTAATGGGCAAGATTGGCTAGATCCTTTAGGTTTGGATAGAAAGCCAAACCACCGCTTAAGATCACAAAGGCCTAATGCGATGCGAGATCATCATACTGTTCCTCAAGAAATGCTTAAAGATGAAGATTTTGTAGCTCAATTAGAACAATGTGGACTTAAAAGTAAAAAGGCAAGACGGCAATTTATAGATCAGCAAATAGTACGTATTGATGCAAAAAAACATGATGATATACATAGGAGAGGTTGGAACCAGCAATGGAAAACTTGGTTTAGTAATAATCCTAATTTCAAATTATCTGACATAATGGATCAAATACAAGTTATGATGAAACAACACAACATTCCTAGAGCAACTAGAAATTATGTTAGAAAATATAAACGAAATGGGCCAACTGCCTTTATAATTGGAAAAAAATAA
- a CDS encoding DUF7716 domain-containing protein → MNLDKFYRRKISISEVIDCARLFNDDDTDKFAKFPYIYISSDEDESILDLETVCYLDNGPKIMDGKEVFPDFVNENGLDILCSGDVFMDVYDDLDERYPNFTKDQFIDALNYYMDNDDYIEF, encoded by the coding sequence ATGAATTTAGATAAATTTTATAGAAGAAAAATTAGTATATCAGAAGTTATTGATTGTGCTAGATTATTCAATGATGATGATACTGATAAATTTGCCAAATTTCCATACATATATATTTCTTCTGATGAAGATGAGAGTATTCTTGATTTAGAGACGGTTTGTTATTTGGATAACGGCCCAAAAATAATGGATGGAAAAGAAGTTTTTCCTGATTTTGTAAACGAAAATGGATTAGATATTTTATGTAGTGGGGATGTATTTATGGATGTTTACGATGACTTAGATGAACGGTATCCAAATTTTACAAAAGATCAATTTATTGATGCTCTAAATTATTACATGGATAATGATGATTACATTGAATTTTAA
- a CDS encoding RHS repeat-associated core domain-containing protein produces MGNRIRTILPDGRPIDYLYYGSGHLHQISLDGEVITDIERDKLHREIQRTQGSISSLYDYDPMGRLKSQRTVWNGTQTPRGKQNPLTGGAVNRRYAYDKAGNLIQSADQRSGVLNYVYDKIGRIQEARNSQTGRSETFAFDPAHNILSDKAAEGKGSNISSGNRLKEYNGIEYTYDALGNLIYRQLPDGENQYYQYDLENQLVRAEIKKPAGNTEIWEYAYDPFGRRLSKERKDKLAWTSTDPKRTHFVWDGSRLLQEYTYKGCYTYIYTDQDSYEPLAQVFYNNQDEAQYLAYFHNDQVGIPREMTDIHGNLLWYGEYTAWGRLKKDERVYKDAHQPFRLQNQYFDEETGLHYNLMRYYEPEAGRFVNQDPIGLWGGDNLYWFAPSVQAWVDPLGLATRPNNGKYHIFFDHKLDSGIRYSSDAVQFNDANKAFIKKMESNPSFKRDMLNRYPELKEWMKSGDMSSSPNWGKGKNKQGLTWHHHEGTKRLVLVDYNDHRRNHGLYHPQRKGGRSIWGGGRPGRRGKLNGRTGKPLGKC; encoded by the coding sequence TTGGGCAACCGCATCCGCACCATCCTGCCCGACGGCCGCCCTATCGATTACCTTTACTACGGCAGCGGACACCTGCACCAAATCAGCCTCGACGGCGAAGTCATTACCGACATCGAACGCGACAAACTGCACCGCGAAATCCAAAGGACGCAGGGCAGCATCAGCAGCCTGTACGACTACGACCCCATGGGTCGTCTGAAAAGTCAGCGTACCGTTTGGAACGGCACACAAACACCCCGCGGCAAACAAAACCCGCTGACCGGCGGCGCCGTCAACCGCCGCTACGCCTACGACAAAGCCGGCAACCTCATTCAAAGCGCCGACCAAAGAAGCGGCGTCCTTAATTACGTTTACGACAAAATCGGACGCATTCAGGAAGCCCGCAACAGCCAAACCGGCCGCAGCGAAACATTCGCCTTCGACCCCGCCCACAACATCCTTTCCGACAAAGCGGCCGAAGGGAAGGGCAGCAACATTAGCAGCGGCAACCGCCTCAAAGAATACAACGGCATCGAATACACCTACGACGCACTGGGCAACCTGATTTACCGCCAGCTGCCCGACGGTGAAAACCAATATTACCAATACGATTTAGAAAACCAGCTCGTCCGCGCCGAAATCAAAAAGCCAGCCGGCAATACCGAGATTTGGGAATATGCCTATGACCCGTTCGGGCGAAGACTGAGTAAGGAAAGAAAAGACAAACTCGCCTGGACGAGCACCGACCCGAAACGCACCCACTTCGTCTGGGACGGCAGCCGCCTATTGCAGGAGTACACCTACAAAGGCTGCTACACCTATATCTACACCGACCAAGACAGCTACGAACCCTTAGCCCAAGTCTTCTACAACAACCAAGACGAAGCACAATACCTCGCCTATTTCCATAACGACCAAGTCGGCATACCGAGGGAGATGACCGACATCCATGGCAATCTTTTATGGTACGGCGAATACACCGCCTGGGGTCGTCTGAAAAAGGACGAGCGGGTTTACAAGGATGCGCATCAGCCGTTCAGATTGCAAAACCAGTACTTCGATGAAGAGACCGGGCTGCATTACAACCTGATGCGGTATTACGAGCCAGAGGCCGGGCGGTTTGTGAATCAGGACCCGATTGGGTTGTGGGGTGGGGATAATCTTTATTGGTTTGCTCCGAGTGTACAGGCTTGGGTTGACCCGTTAGGATTAGCTACTCGACCTAATAATGGGAAATACCATATTTTCTTTGACCATAAGTTAGATTCAGGAATTAGATATTCAAGTGATGCTGTGCAATTTAATGATGCAAATAAGGCATTTATTAAAAAAATGGAATCTAATCCATCATTTAAACGGGATATGCTTAATCGTTATCCTGAATTAAAAGAATGGATGAAATCTGGAGATATGAGTTCAAGTCCCAATTGGGGAAAAGGTAAAAATAAACAGGGACTAACGTGGCATCATCATGAGGGTACAAAAAGGTTGGTACTGGTTGATTATAATGACCATAGAAGAAATCATGGTCTATATCACCCACAAAGAAAAGGCGGAAGAAGTATATGGGGAGGTGGTAGACCAGGTCGACGAGGAAAATTAAACGGTCGCACTGGTAAACCATTAGGTAAATGTTAA
- a CDS encoding DNA polymerase III: MEVNDIVLFDFDAFISGSKDVDYQEAIKKMSLSLMKFLIENDLLVNINPFNQDGSVKNDLIIKKSNLTDEGFQLFVKPVNNWWNALDRGTPPEKVTILENGLKKIRAVKK, from the coding sequence ATGGAAGTAAATGATATAGTTTTATTTGATTTTGATGCATTTATTTCAGGAAGTAAAGATGTTGATTACCAAGAAGCAATAAAAAAAATGTCTTTGTCTTTGATGAAATTTTTAATAGAAAATGATTTGTTGGTAAATATAAATCCTTTTAATCAAGATGGATCAGTAAAAAATGATTTAATTATTAAGAAATCAAATTTAACGGATGAAGGTTTTCAATTATTCGTTAAACCAGTAAATAACTGGTGGAATGCTTTGGATAGGGGAACTCCTCCCGAGAAAGTTACTATTTTGGAGAATGGGTTGAAAAAAATTCGTGCTGTGAAAAAGTAA
- a CDS encoding Imm26 family immunity protein: MKIFNWEKNRTLYRYLKNGDLFCFKIADKLFGYGRIIAKNKLGATVGIFDLFTSSPVEPFDYKNAGNYPILFKTVLDCHTLFESKLESDWRIIAQDPDYQDPTPSEITSINPAMGLAHNADFSIEQEIDEEDARQKILKSIELLETPNSHYHILSFLIRRKPEIFNLPIESFAEFGDFISDEFQKIHHRNLKA, translated from the coding sequence ATGAAAATCTTTAATTGGGAAAAAAACAGAACTTTATATAGATATCTTAAGAATGGTGATTTATTTTGTTTTAAAATAGCTGATAAATTATTCGGTTACGGTAGAATAATCGCTAAAAATAAGCTTGGTGCCACTGTAGGAATTTTTGATTTGTTTACTTCAAGCCCAGTTGAGCCATTCGATTATAAAAATGCTGGAAATTACCCAATTCTATTCAAAACCGTTTTAGACTGCCATACCTTATTTGAATCAAAGCTAGAGTCAGACTGGAGGATAATTGCTCAAGATCCCGATTACCAAGATCCAACCCCAAGTGAAATTACTTCCATTAATCCTGCTATGGGATTGGCTCACAATGCAGACTTTTCCATCGAGCAAGAAATAGATGAAGAGGATGCTAGGCAAAAAATACTTAAGAGCATTGAATTGCTTGAAACACCCAATAGCCATTATCATATTTTAAGTTTTCTTATTCGTCGTAAACCAGAAATTTTTAATTTACCTATTGAATCGTTTGCAGAATTTGGAGATTTTATTTCGGATGAGTTTCAAAAAATTCACCACCGGAATTTAAAAGCGTGA
- a CDS encoding RHS repeat-associated core domain-containing protein, which yields MVSAFQTTSILSLRSSEIFNICSLTISTDYPDGSHETFEYDRLNRLTAHIDGLGAKTAYELAVDGLPLKRTNALGHTFAYAYDKARRLTVLTNENGETYRFDYDPTDNLIQETGWDGKITAYGYDAAGQLVQQTEYGQSNNEGRLKERPETWHIHHFKRNILGQLIEKQSRKVSSRNGQSKDEGISRTRFDYDPITGNLTKARNQHSSVELAYDELDRLIGETTVHNGQSATVGYQYDPLGNRIRTILPDGRHIDYLYYGSGHLHQISLDGEVVSDIERDKLHREIQRTQGSISSLYDYDPMGRLKSQRTVWSGKQNPLAGGAVNRRYVYDKAGNLIQSADQRSGVLNYIYDKIGRIQEARNSQTGRSETFAFDPAHNILDIPTSAPSPVGEGKTTAPISDDPKTQGRLKSPANPNLISGNRLKEYNGIEYTYDALGNLIYRQLPNGENQYYQYDLENQLVRAEIKKPAGNTEIWTYAYDPFGRRLSKERQDKLAWTSTDPKRTHFVWDGTRLLQEYTYKGCYTYIYTDQDSYEPLAQVFHNNQDEGRYLAYFHNDQVGIPREMTDIHGNLLWYGEYTAWGRLKKDERVYKDAHQPFRLQNQYYDEETGLHYNLFRYYEPEAGRFVNQDPIGLDGGANFYQFATNAQIWLDPLGLKKYSVYGLYRPGDSKPFYIGITDNIKTRAKQHRKSGRLVGTERLVELYSDLDYETARGYEEGCIRQHGTLTGKKLKKGQKSNFNPKKTKTRGNKCHSFVENKTRDAKRQKAMVAGRDHILKNGCKNLPII from the coding sequence GTGGTTTCCGCTTTTCAGACGACCTCAATACTTTCTTTGAGGTCGTCTGAAATATTTAATATTTGTTCTTTAACAATCTCAACCGACTACCCCGACGGCAGTCACGAAACCTTCGAATACGACCGCCTCAACCGTCTGACCGCCCACATTGACGGACTCGGTGCCAAAACCGCCTACGAACTCGCGGTGGACGGACTGCCGCTCAAACGCACCAACGCGCTGGGCCATACCTTCGCCTACGCCTACGACAAAGCCCGCCGTCTGACCGTCCTCACCAATGAAAACGGCGAAACCTACCGTTTCGATTACGACCCGACCGACAACCTGATCCAAGAAACCGGCTGGGACGGCAAAATCACCGCCTACGGCTACGATGCCGCCGGACAACTGGTGCAGCAGACCGAATACGGCCAAAGCAATAATGAAGGTCGTCTGAAAGAGCGTCCCGAAACTTGGCACATCCACCATTTCAAACGCAACATCCTCGGCCAACTGATCGAAAAACAAAGCCGCAAAGTCTCCAGCCGCAACGGACAAAGCAAAGACGAAGGCATCAGCCGCACCCGTTTCGACTACGACCCGATTACCGGCAACCTGACCAAAGCCCGCAACCAACACAGCAGCGTCGAACTCGCCTACGACGAACTCGACCGCCTCATCGGCGAAACCACCGTCCATAACGGCCAAAGCGCCACCGTAGGCTATCAATACGACCCGTTAGGCAACCGCATCCGCACCATCCTGCCCGACGGCCGCCATATCGATTACCTGTACTACGGCAGCGGACACCTGCACCAAATCAGCCTCGACGGCGAAGTCGTCAGCGACATCGAACGCGACAAACTGCACCGAGAAATCCAAAGGACGCAGGGCAGCATCAGCAGCCTGTACGACTACGACCCCATGGGTCGTCTGAAAAGCCAGCGTACCGTCTGGAGCGGCAAACAAAACCCGCTGGCCGGCGGCGCAGTCAACCGCCGCTATGTCTACGACAAAGCCGGCAACCTGATCCAAAGTGCCGACCAAAGAAGCGGCGTCCTCAATTACATCTACGACAAAATCGGACGCATTCAGGAAGCCCGCAACAGCCAAACCGGCCGCAGCGAAACCTTCGCCTTCGACCCCGCCCACAACATCCTCGACATCCCGACATCTGCTCCCTCTCCCGTGGGAGAGGGCAAAACGACCGCTCCGATTTCAGACGACCCCAAAACTCAAGGTCGTCTGAAATCACCTGCCAACCCCAACCTTATCAGCGGCAACCGCCTCAAAGAATACAACGGCATCGAATACACCTACGACGCATTGGGCAACCTGATTTACCGCCAGCTGCCCAATGGCGAAAACCAATATTACCAATACGATTTAGAAAACCAGCTCGTCCGCGCCGAAATCAAAAAGCCCGCAGGCAATACCGAAATCTGGACCTACGCCTACGACCCGTTCGGACGACGCCTTTCCAAAGAACGCCAAGACAAACTCGCCTGGACGAGCACCGATCCGAAACGCACCCACTTCGTCTGGGACGGAACACGATTACTTCAGGAGTATACCTACAAAGGCTGCTACACCTATATCTACACCGACCAAGACAGCTACGAACCCTTAGCCCAAGTTTTTCACAACAACCAAGACGAAGGGCGATACCTCGCCTATTTCCACAACGACCAAGTCGGTATCCCGAGGGAGATGACCGACATCCACGGCAATCTCCTATGGTACGGCGAATACACCGCTTGGGGTCGTCTGAAAAAGGATGAGCGGGTTTATAAGGATGCGCATCAGCCGTTCAGATTGCAAAACCAGTATTACGATGAAGAGACAGGGCTGCATTACAATCTGTTCAGGTATTACGAACCCGAGGCCGGTCGGTTTGTGAATCAGGACCCGATTGGGTTAGATGGTGGAGCTAATTTTTATCAATTTGCCACCAATGCTCAAATTTGGTTAGATCCATTGGGATTAAAAAAATATTCTGTTTATGGATTGTATAGGCCAGGGGATAGTAAACCTTTTTATATCGGTATTACGGATAATATAAAGACGCGTGCAAAACAACACAGGAAATCAGGAAGATTAGTTGGAACAGAACGCTTAGTAGAATTATATAGCGATTTGGATTACGAAACCGCCCGTGGATATGAGGAAGGCTGTATTCGACAACATGGAACACTGACAGGAAAAAAACTTAAAAAAGGTCAGAAAAGTAATTTTAATCCTAAAAAAACTAAAACCAGAGGAAATAAATGTCATTCATTTGTTGAGAATAAGACCCGTGATGCCAAAAGACAAAAAGCAATGGTTGCAGGAAGAGACCATATTCTCAAAAATGGTTGTAAAAATCTTCCAATAATTTAA